Proteins encoded together in one Marinobacter salsuginis window:
- the aroE gene encoding shikimate dehydrogenase — translation MTNDLYAVVGNPISHSKSPRIHSLFASETGEPVEYTAIQAPRDDFAGTVKQFFERGGKGLNVTVPFKEEAWKLADRRTERAENAGAANTLYLDGDGVLVADNTDGCGIVRDLLINHGVTLNAARILVLGAGGAVRGVLGPILAEHPGAITIANRTVAKAEALVELFTPVAGETRLSACGFEQPSEPFDLIINGTSASLQGDLPPLSPKVIAEKTVVYDMMYSLQTTTFNRWALEQGAQIVHDGLGMLVEQAAESFRIWRGVSPATGPVIDELRND, via the coding sequence ATGACTAACGATCTATACGCGGTGGTTGGCAACCCCATCAGCCACAGCAAATCACCCAGGATTCACAGCCTGTTTGCCAGCGAGACCGGTGAGCCGGTTGAGTACACGGCGATACAGGCGCCGCGGGATGATTTCGCCGGCACCGTAAAACAGTTCTTCGAGCGGGGCGGGAAGGGCCTCAATGTGACCGTGCCTTTCAAGGAAGAAGCCTGGAAGCTGGCGGACCGTCGTACCGAGCGTGCCGAGAATGCCGGGGCCGCCAATACCCTGTACCTGGATGGTGATGGCGTGCTTGTCGCTGACAATACCGACGGGTGCGGTATTGTCCGTGACTTGCTCATAAACCACGGTGTCACCCTGAACGCAGCGCGGATCCTGGTGCTCGGTGCCGGAGGCGCCGTTCGGGGTGTTCTGGGTCCGATCCTGGCAGAGCATCCTGGCGCTATTACCATCGCCAACCGAACCGTAGCCAAGGCTGAGGCCCTGGTTGAACTGTTTACACCCGTGGCTGGCGAGACCAGGCTTTCTGCCTGCGGATTCGAACAGCCCTCTGAGCCGTTTGATTTGATCATCAACGGTACCAGCGCCAGCCTCCAGGGCGATTTGCCCCCGCTGTCACCGAAGGTGATTGCAGAGAAAACCGTGGTCTACGACATGATGTATTCTCTGCAGACCACCACCTTTAACCGGTGGGCACTTGAACAGGGCGCACAGATCGTTCACGACGGGCTTGGTATGCTGGTGGAGCAGGCAGCGGAATCGTTCCGGATCTGGCGCGGGGTGAGCCCTGCCACCGGCCCCGTCATCGATGAATTGCGTAACGACTGA
- a CDS encoding motility protein A has protein sequence MDILTLVGLVAGVLIVILAMLANASFLTFLNLPGLAIVLGGTFAVTLIKFRMASVMSAFRLAMSAAFTDRMARPTELIREVGSLAMVVRKEGILGLENHQTDNAFLQKAINLCVDGHPPELVEEALAQETQQTAERYEVAERVFRGIGESAPAIGMLGTLVGLVQMLNTLDDPSSIGPAMAIALLTTLYGAFIAQLIALPLADKLQLKAEDESRNQMLIITSIKNIMRGENPRVMTELLSSFVHPEQRTGLAPEREA, from the coding sequence ATGGATATTCTTACCCTTGTCGGGCTTGTCGCCGGTGTTCTTATCGTCATTCTGGCGATGCTGGCCAATGCCTCCTTCCTGACGTTCCTGAATCTTCCGGGGCTGGCCATCGTGTTGGGTGGCACCTTTGCGGTTACCCTGATCAAATTCCGCATGGCATCGGTGATGAGCGCTTTCCGGCTGGCCATGTCTGCTGCCTTTACCGACCGTATGGCGCGGCCAACGGAACTGATCCGGGAAGTGGGCTCGCTGGCCATGGTGGTGCGTAAGGAAGGCATTCTGGGCCTGGAGAACCACCAGACTGACAACGCGTTCCTTCAGAAGGCGATCAATCTGTGTGTCGACGGTCACCCGCCGGAACTGGTGGAAGAGGCGCTGGCCCAGGAAACTCAACAGACTGCCGAGCGGTACGAAGTGGCCGAGCGGGTGTTCCGGGGTATCGGTGAATCCGCCCCGGCCATTGGCATGCTGGGCACCCTGGTGGGCCTGGTACAGATGCTTAATACCCTGGATGACCCATCCTCCATTGGTCCGGCCATGGCGATCGCCCTGCTCACTACCCTTTACGGTGCGTTCATTGCCCAGCTGATTGCCCTGCCCCTGGCCGACAAGCTGCAACTGAAAGCCGAGGATGAGTCCCGGAACCAGATGCTAATCATCACGTCCATCAAGAACATCATGCGCGGCGAGAATCCCCGGGTGATGACCGAACTGCTGTCCTCGTTTGTCCACCCGGAACAGCGCACCGGCCTGGCGCCGGAGCGGGAGGCCTGA
- a CDS encoding flagellar motor protein MotB, producing the protein MELVQKKNRKRLQNQTPGWIVTFADLATLLLTFFILLLSFAEMDVEKYRAMANSMAVAFGSSNVLAEDIGGSPLTMIESDTVSLPEPTESQTREPEFIDERAEGAAPTQIPGGVIDLASRMIRELESEVASEALSVNYDQNQVVIRFSEEATFRSGDAAIKPEMIPIIERVVNVLSACTGDVLVSGYTDDRPISSDRYRSNWDLSAARAVSVVHELVMNRQVPAERVVAAGRAETNPLAPNDTPENRALNRRVEIAIRNPECSDEVPTGDLPVEIMP; encoded by the coding sequence TTGGAACTGGTCCAGAAGAAAAACCGGAAGCGTTTGCAGAACCAGACGCCGGGCTGGATCGTTACCTTCGCCGATCTGGCCACCCTACTGCTGACTTTTTTCATCCTGCTGCTGTCGTTTGCCGAAATGGACGTTGAGAAGTACCGTGCCATGGCGAATTCCATGGCGGTGGCTTTTGGCTCCAGCAACGTCCTGGCCGAGGATATCGGCGGCTCCCCACTGACCATGATCGAATCGGATACCGTCTCCCTGCCCGAGCCCACCGAGTCCCAGACCCGGGAGCCCGAATTCATCGATGAGCGGGCCGAGGGGGCCGCGCCCACGCAGATTCCCGGTGGTGTGATTGATCTGGCCAGCCGGATGATCCGGGAGCTGGAATCGGAGGTGGCCTCCGAAGCGTTGAGTGTCAATTACGACCAGAACCAGGTGGTGATCCGCTTTTCCGAGGAGGCTACTTTTCGATCCGGTGATGCCGCCATCAAACCGGAAATGATCCCGATCATCGAACGGGTGGTGAACGTGCTCTCGGCGTGTACCGGCGATGTGTTGGTGTCCGGTTACACCGATGACCGGCCGATTTCCAGCGACCGCTACCGCTCCAACTGGGATCTTTCCGCGGCCCGTGCCGTGTCGGTGGTGCACGAGCTGGTGATGAACCGTCAGGTACCGGCTGAGCGGGTGGTGGCGGCCGGGCGTGCCGAGACCAACCCGCTTGCGCCCAACGACACGCCGGAGAACCGGGCCCTGAACCGGCGAGTGGAAATCGCCATCCGCAACCCCGAATGCAGCGATGAGGTTCCCACTGGCGACCTGCCTGTCGAAATCATGCCCTGA
- a CDS encoding PA4642 family protein gives MSGPDKPKVIGEEWSDERVRSFLDIRPWDADENADYHALLKAYQAMRAEDFERFIGFFVAENRDLNAPGPDGETILDLISQHRRSVEYASALEKAGARTTTAAGN, from the coding sequence ATGAGTGGACCGGACAAGCCGAAAGTGATTGGCGAAGAATGGAGCGACGAGCGGGTGAGGAGTTTTCTGGATATCCGCCCCTGGGATGCTGACGAGAATGCTGATTACCATGCCCTGTTGAAAGCCTACCAGGCCATGCGGGCGGAAGACTTTGAACGCTTTATCGGGTTTTTTGTTGCCGAAAATCGGGATCTGAACGCCCCAGGTCCGGACGGAGAGACCATTCTGGACCTGATCTCCCAGCATCGGCGCAGTGTGGAGTACGCCAGTGCCCTGGAAAAGGCCGGCGCCAGAACAACGACCGCAGCCGGAAACTGA
- a CDS encoding Hsp20/alpha crystallin family protein yields MSNLTRWNPVNEFEDLMNRYNRMFGLTRSGGEREGKDLFSRSDWAPAVDIKETPEAFTIEAELPGMSKEDVKVTVHEGVLSIQGERKSEDETKDKKHHRIERFYGSFLRRFTLPENVDENSVKANFKDGMLTLTLQKAEPKEPKAIEVDVQ; encoded by the coding sequence ATGAGCAATCTTACCCGCTGGAATCCGGTCAATGAGTTCGAAGACCTGATGAACCGTTATAACCGCATGTTCGGCCTGACCCGCTCAGGCGGCGAGCGCGAAGGCAAGGACCTGTTCAGCCGCAGCGACTGGGCTCCGGCCGTGGACATCAAGGAGACTCCGGAAGCCTTCACCATTGAGGCCGAGCTGCCGGGCATGTCCAAGGAAGACGTGAAGGTGACAGTGCACGAGGGCGTTCTGAGCATTCAGGGTGAGCGCAAGAGTGAAGATGAAACCAAGGACAAGAAGCATCACCGGATTGAGCGCTTCTACGGTAGCTTCCTGCGTCGCTTCACGCTGCCGGAGAACGTTGATGAAAACAGCGTGAAGGCGAACTTCAAGGACGGTATGCTGACCCTGACACTCCAGAAGGCCGAGCCCAAAGAGCCCAAGGCCATCGAGGTCGACGTGCAGTAA
- a CDS encoding sulfatase translates to MGRGSFVILVWLLLLNGLFLLPSLALPGDTPWFSLEALIVWALICGLSKPEQKYRVGQILAVLYGLLVLLVLADALVRESLGRGLNLYLELGLLDAAWNLLDTNLGAGLAVLALLILAALLAGVGHLFRYGLERLAQHSPARLGKPLWLVSGLFLAGAVTPWIGSPALAFVANQASLITHTHQTTRNFAKELNAGPGRQSQPSPLAKLAQTDVILGFIESYGVSTVTDERYRSLVGPGLEAMGQSLDAAGLTVATGRLQSPIQGGQSWLGHLSVLSGQWIHNQLAYETLLSSGYATLIDDFRSTGHKTLAVMPAITRAWPEGRLFRYDRIYDHDDLDYQGPPFNWVTMPDQYTWHRFQAIRDSHQGPLFAELALISSHAPWVPILPVLDDWQSIGNGEVFQRWKGAGEAPVSLWRDPDRVRKHYGQAIAYALEVAGGFAAHYLSQNALMIILGDHQPAPLITGEEASRDVIVHVVSADPKLVEPFLSGELPGFRPGIRPDPETPGATMSRFRPFLHRHFGQP, encoded by the coding sequence ATGGGCAGAGGCAGCTTCGTGATACTGGTCTGGCTGCTGCTTCTGAACGGATTATTCCTTTTGCCTTCCTTGGCTTTGCCCGGCGACACGCCCTGGTTTTCTCTGGAGGCCCTGATCGTCTGGGCCCTAATTTGCGGACTCAGTAAGCCAGAGCAAAAGTATCGCGTCGGCCAGATACTGGCTGTTCTTTATGGACTACTGGTTCTTCTTGTCCTGGCCGATGCCCTGGTGCGGGAAAGCCTGGGCCGTGGTCTTAACCTGTATCTGGAGTTGGGTCTGCTGGACGCAGCCTGGAACCTCCTGGATACCAACCTGGGTGCCGGTCTGGCGGTGCTGGCCCTCCTCATTCTGGCAGCCTTACTTGCCGGGGTGGGTCACCTGTTTCGGTACGGACTGGAACGGCTGGCACAGCACTCTCCGGCTCGCCTTGGCAAACCGCTCTGGCTGGTATCCGGACTGTTCCTGGCCGGGGCCGTAACCCCGTGGATTGGCAGCCCGGCGCTGGCCTTCGTTGCCAATCAGGCCTCCCTGATCACTCATACACACCAGACCACCCGGAACTTTGCGAAAGAGCTGAACGCCGGGCCCGGTCGACAGAGCCAACCCTCACCGCTGGCGAAGCTGGCGCAAACGGATGTGATTCTGGGGTTCATTGAGTCCTATGGCGTCTCGACCGTTACGGACGAACGCTACCGCTCCCTGGTCGGCCCGGGCCTCGAAGCGATGGGCCAGTCGCTTGACGCTGCGGGGCTCACGGTCGCCACAGGCCGACTGCAGTCGCCAATCCAGGGTGGCCAGTCCTGGCTCGGCCACCTTTCCGTTCTCAGCGGCCAGTGGATTCACAACCAGCTTGCCTACGAAACCCTGCTCAGCAGCGGCTACGCCACCCTGATCGATGATTTCCGAAGTACCGGACACAAAACCCTGGCCGTGATGCCGGCGATCACCCGGGCCTGGCCCGAGGGACGACTGTTTCGCTATGACCGGATCTACGATCACGACGACCTGGATTACCAGGGGCCACCGTTCAACTGGGTCACCATGCCCGATCAATATACCTGGCACCGGTTCCAGGCCATTCGCGACAGCCATCAGGGTCCTTTGTTCGCTGAACTTGCCCTGATCAGCAGCCACGCGCCCTGGGTTCCAATCCTGCCGGTGCTTGATGACTGGCAAAGCATTGGCAACGGAGAGGTGTTCCAGCGCTGGAAAGGCGCTGGCGAGGCACCGGTTTCGCTATGGCGCGACCCGGACCGGGTCCGCAAGCATTACGGACAGGCCATTGCCTATGCCCTGGAGGTTGCCGGAGGCTTTGCCGCCCACTATCTGAGCCAGAACGCGCTGATGATCATCCTGGGTGACCATCAGCCAGCTCCCCTGATCACGGGTGAGGAAGCCAGCCGCGATGTCATTGTTCATGTCGTCAGTGCAGACCCGAAACTGGTAGAACCGTTTTTGTCCGGTGAATTGCCGGGATTTCGACCCGGTATCCGGCCCGATCCGGAAACACCCGGAGCCACAATGAGCCGTTTCCGACCCTTTCTGCACCGTCATTTCGGTCAACCCTGA
- the mdoH gene encoding glucans biosynthesis glucosyltransferase MdoH: MSSSDSWRNVALRRRLLLVFLVATQTLVGMLLFSRTVPEQAGSVTIAALLTVFGVLFAWIGVGFWTAVFGFVALRFGGDGWSLSRRVGPIGCRELLSAPTAVVMPICHEPVQHTLGGLKAIIEDLGQRGQARAVDFYVLSDSRDPDIWLEEQATCEQIRRELGPHQHLFYRRRNVNLNYKSGNIADFLRRWGRRYRYMVVLDADSLLSANCITRLIQLMEARPEAGIIQTTPRLARAETRFARLQQFANRCYGRLYSAGLAAIQLGEATYWGHNAIIRVAPFMAHCGLRKLQGPGLFRGPVLSHDFIEAALMGRAGYEVWLEPAIAGSFEESPPTLEDDLIRDRRWCRGNLQHLWLLATMGKLRLAHRMALVTGILSYLASPLWLVFLGLSGFVALAGPSATPALPGVMATTEAGSSAGALLVAVTALLLFGPRLLAVGDHWLAGRTARFGGLFRLCANTFLETLAALALAPIRMLVHTLHVVQAVLNLNVGWQGQNRSGGLSPGLSLRLYGLLLASAAAGLTLIHWHAPTLTPWALPVMAPVLLAPALAYWLGRTPGLGTWLQVPEDEQTTRVIELAETTGSLSHDPGRLSWFEQVVLSPVFAGVTDYDALPATGRKARALACLVDRCAIEGKKALNHRELSLICNHPEALKALHWRAWHASHESPWREVLVRMARSLERRPPAPVSLPRQPAALTWAEAAS; encoded by the coding sequence GTGAGTAGTTCCGATTCCTGGCGCAACGTTGCCCTGCGGCGGCGCTTGCTGCTTGTCTTCCTTGTGGCCACTCAGACACTGGTGGGCATGTTGCTGTTTTCCCGGACTGTGCCGGAGCAGGCAGGTTCCGTAACAATCGCGGCGCTGTTGACGGTGTTCGGGGTTCTGTTTGCCTGGATTGGGGTGGGTTTCTGGACGGCGGTTTTCGGGTTCGTCGCTCTGCGCTTCGGCGGGGACGGCTGGAGCCTTTCCAGGCGCGTAGGGCCCATTGGGTGCAGGGAGTTATTGTCGGCCCCAACCGCCGTTGTGATGCCCATCTGCCATGAACCGGTGCAACATACTCTCGGTGGCTTGAAAGCAATCATCGAGGACCTTGGGCAACGTGGACAAGCCCGCGCCGTGGATTTCTACGTGCTATCGGACAGTCGGGACCCGGACATCTGGCTCGAGGAACAGGCAACCTGCGAGCAAATTCGTCGGGAGCTTGGCCCCCATCAACATTTGTTCTACCGGCGTCGCAACGTCAACCTGAACTACAAGAGCGGCAATATTGCCGATTTCCTGCGTCGATGGGGCCGCCGCTACCGCTACATGGTCGTTCTGGACGCCGACAGCCTGCTCAGTGCCAACTGCATTACCCGGCTTATCCAGCTGATGGAGGCCCGGCCTGAGGCCGGGATTATCCAGACCACACCCCGACTGGCCCGTGCAGAAACCCGGTTTGCCCGCCTGCAACAGTTTGCCAACCGCTGCTATGGCAGGCTCTACAGCGCAGGACTGGCCGCCATTCAACTGGGTGAGGCCACCTACTGGGGCCACAATGCGATCATCAGGGTAGCCCCGTTCATGGCCCACTGCGGTCTGCGCAAGCTTCAGGGCCCGGGCCTGTTCCGGGGGCCGGTACTCAGCCATGATTTTATTGAGGCTGCGCTGATGGGCCGGGCAGGCTACGAAGTGTGGCTGGAACCTGCCATCGCCGGCAGTTTTGAGGAATCACCGCCAACCCTGGAAGACGACCTGATCCGCGACCGTAGGTGGTGTCGTGGCAATCTCCAGCACCTCTGGCTGCTGGCAACCATGGGCAAACTACGGCTGGCCCACCGGATGGCCCTGGTAACCGGCATTCTCTCTTACCTGGCTTCTCCACTCTGGCTGGTTTTCCTGGGCCTGTCCGGATTTGTGGCGTTGGCCGGACCGTCAGCAACGCCGGCACTGCCGGGGGTGATGGCCACAACGGAGGCGGGCTCAAGCGCAGGGGCACTGCTGGTCGCCGTGACCGCACTGCTACTCTTTGGGCCACGACTTCTGGCCGTAGGGGACCATTGGTTGGCTGGAAGAACTGCCAGATTCGGAGGTCTGTTCAGGCTCTGTGCCAATACCTTTCTCGAAACACTCGCGGCCCTGGCACTGGCGCCCATCCGGATGCTGGTTCACACGCTCCATGTGGTTCAGGCTGTGCTGAATCTCAACGTGGGCTGGCAGGGGCAAAACAGGTCCGGCGGCCTCAGTCCGGGGCTGAGTCTCCGGCTCTATGGCCTGCTCCTCGCCTCGGCGGCGGCAGGCCTGACCCTCATTCACTGGCATGCGCCAACGCTGACGCCCTGGGCCCTGCCGGTCATGGCACCGGTGTTGTTGGCACCTGCTCTGGCCTACTGGCTTGGTCGAACCCCAGGCTTGGGCACCTGGCTGCAAGTGCCAGAGGATGAGCAAACCACCCGAGTGATTGAGCTGGCCGAGACCACCGGCTCACTCAGCCATGATCCGGGTCGTTTGAGCTGGTTTGAACAGGTGGTTCTGTCGCCTGTCTTTGCCGGGGTTACAGACTACGACGCACTGCCAGCCACCGGTAGAAAGGCACGGGCGCTGGCGTGCCTGGTTGATCGCTGCGCCATTGAAGGCAAAAAGGCCCTTAATCACCGTGAACTCAGTCTGATCTGCAACCATCCGGAAGCCCTGAAAGCGCTGCATTGGCGAGCCTGGCATGCCTCGCACGAATCACCCTGGCGGGAGGTGCTGGTCCGCATGGCCCGGTCTCTTGAGCGAAGGCCTCCGGCACCGGTGTCCTTGCCCCGCCAGCCAGCAGCCCTGACATGGGCAGAGGCAGCTTCGTGA
- a CDS encoding gamma carbonic anhydrase family protein encodes MTNIRSHKGITPHFGERAWVDPSAVVIGDVETGDDVSIWPMTVVRGDMHKIRIGHRCSIQDGSVLHITHASDYNPGGYPLTLGDDVTVGHKALLHGCTIGSRVLVGMGCIIMDGAVVEDEVIVAAGCLVPPGKTLKSGHLYVGSPCKKARALTEKERGFFKYTAANYVRLKDEYLNDQ; translated from the coding sequence ATGACGAATATACGTTCACACAAGGGTATCACGCCACATTTTGGGGAACGGGCATGGGTAGATCCAAGTGCCGTGGTGATTGGCGATGTCGAAACCGGGGATGATGTTTCTATCTGGCCGATGACCGTGGTGCGTGGCGATATGCACAAGATCCGCATTGGGCACCGGTGCAGCATCCAGGATGGGTCGGTTCTGCATATTACCCACGCCAGTGACTACAATCCCGGTGGTTATCCGCTCACCCTGGGCGACGATGTGACGGTGGGCCATAAGGCGCTGCTGCATGGCTGCACCATTGGCAGCCGGGTTCTGGTAGGCATGGGTTGCATCATTATGGATGGCGCCGTGGTGGAGGACGAGGTGATTGTTGCAGCGGGCTGCCTGGTGCCGCCGGGCAAGACCCTGAAATCCGGGCACCTTTACGTGGGATCCCCCTGCAAAAAAGCCCGGGCGCTGACCGAGAAGGAGCGGGGGTTCTTCAAATACACCGCCGCCAATTACGTCCGCCTGAAGGACGAATACCTTAACGATCAGTAA
- the prlC gene encoding oligopeptidase A — protein sequence MNNPLLTDDLLPKFDHVRTEHMETAIDQILSENRMKISQLAEQEDPTWETLAQPMQALDDKLSNAWAVISHLNGVMNNDELRKVYKNCLEKLTEYSTEVSQNATLCNAWKKLAERDDFKDLNEAQRKAVENTLRDFHLGGVDLPEDKKKQYADLSRELSELSNKFSDNVLDATQHWYKQITDVDELAGVPETAIESAKQTARQKELDGYVITLDFPSFYPVMTYCDNRELRREVYEAFVTRASDQGPDAGQWDNTPVMAEILKRRHAQAKLLGFDNYAERSLATKMARSSDEVLGFLNQLAAKSKPQAEKEFAELKAFAKDEYGVEDLQAWDIGYYSEKLRQKRYDISPETLRPWFPVNKVVPGLFRVAEKLFDVQIETKPEVETWHEDATAYCISRDGEPLAWFYLDLYARQGKRGGAWMADCRVRWRNLRGQLQLPVAFLTCNFTPPVNGKPSLLTHDEVTTLFHEFGHGLHHMLTQVDVLDVSGINGVAWDAVELPSQFLENWCWNPESLALIASHHETGEPLPEDLLQKLLAAKNFQSGMGMVRQLEFSLFDFRLHAEFTDEAPTNPLDMHRKVRSEIAVVEAPEFNRFPNAFSHIFAGGYAAGYYSYKWAEVLAADAFSLFEEKGIFDPETGKAFLHNILEKGGSQEPMELFKAFRGREPQVDALLKQTGITDEAA from the coding sequence ATGAATAACCCGTTACTGACTGACGACCTGTTGCCGAAGTTCGACCATGTTCGCACCGAGCACATGGAAACGGCAATCGACCAGATTCTCAGTGAAAACCGGATGAAAATCAGCCAGCTTGCCGAGCAGGAAGATCCCACCTGGGAGACCCTCGCACAGCCCATGCAAGCGCTGGACGACAAACTGAGCAATGCCTGGGCCGTGATTTCCCACCTCAACGGTGTGATGAACAACGACGAGCTGCGCAAGGTTTACAAGAACTGCCTCGAAAAGCTCACCGAATACAGCACCGAGGTGAGCCAGAACGCGACCCTCTGCAACGCATGGAAGAAGCTTGCCGAACGGGACGATTTCAAGGATCTGAACGAAGCCCAGCGTAAGGCCGTGGAAAACACCCTGCGGGATTTCCACCTCGGCGGCGTCGACCTGCCGGAAGACAAGAAAAAGCAGTATGCCGACTTGTCCCGGGAGCTGTCCGAGCTGTCCAACAAGTTCAGCGACAACGTGCTGGATGCCACCCAGCACTGGTACAAGCAGATCACTGACGTGGATGAACTGGCTGGCGTTCCCGAGACAGCCATTGAAAGCGCCAAGCAGACCGCCCGCCAGAAAGAGCTGGATGGCTATGTGATCACCCTGGATTTCCCCAGCTTTTACCCCGTGATGACCTACTGCGACAACCGGGAACTGCGCCGAGAAGTCTACGAGGCCTTTGTAACCCGTGCCTCTGACCAGGGCCCGGATGCCGGCCAGTGGGACAACACCCCGGTGATGGCGGAAATCCTCAAGCGCCGCCACGCCCAGGCCAAACTGCTCGGCTTCGACAACTACGCCGAGCGCTCCCTGGCCACCAAGATGGCCCGCAGCAGCGATGAGGTGCTGGGCTTCCTGAACCAGCTGGCGGCCAAGTCCAAACCCCAGGCCGAGAAAGAGTTTGCCGAGCTCAAAGCGTTTGCCAAGGACGAGTACGGCGTGGAAGACCTGCAGGCGTGGGATATCGGCTACTACAGCGAAAAGCTCCGCCAGAAGCGCTACGACATCTCCCCGGAAACCCTGCGCCCCTGGTTCCCGGTGAACAAAGTGGTGCCCGGCCTGTTCCGGGTGGCAGAGAAGCTCTTCGACGTACAGATCGAAACGAAACCGGAAGTAGAAACCTGGCACGAGGACGCGACGGCCTACTGCATCAGTCGCGACGGCGAGCCCCTGGCCTGGTTCTATCTCGACCTCTATGCCCGTCAGGGCAAACGTGGCGGCGCCTGGATGGCAGACTGCCGGGTGCGCTGGCGCAACCTCCGTGGCCAGCTCCAGCTGCCGGTAGCCTTCCTGACCTGTAACTTCACCCCGCCGGTGAACGGCAAGCCGTCGCTGCTGACCCACGACGAAGTCACCACCCTGTTCCACGAATTCGGCCATGGCCTGCACCACATGCTGACCCAGGTGGATGTGCTGGATGTCTCCGGCATCAACGGCGTGGCCTGGGATGCCGTCGAGCTGCCCAGCCAGTTCCTGGAAAACTGGTGTTGGAACCCGGAATCCCTAGCCCTGATCGCCTCGCACCACGAAACCGGCGAACCGCTGCCAGAAGACCTGCTTCAGAAACTGCTGGCGGCCAAGAACTTCCAGTCTGGCATGGGCATGGTGCGCCAGCTTGAATTCTCCCTGTTCGACTTCCGACTACACGCGGAATTCACGGACGAGGCGCCGACCAACCCGCTGGACATGCACCGGAAGGTGCGCAGCGAGATCGCCGTGGTGGAAGCACCGGAATTCAACCGCTTCCCGAACGCCTTCTCGCACATCTTTGCCGGCGGCTATGCGGCGGGTTACTACAGCTACAAGTGGGCGGAAGTGCTGGCGGCCGATGCCTTCTCCCTGTTCGAGGAAAAAGGCATCTTCGACCCCGAAACCGGCAAGGCCTTCCTCCACAACATCCTGGAGAAAGGTGGCTCACAGGAGCCCATGGAACTGTTCAAGGCCTTCCGGGGTCGAGAACCACAAGTGGATGCGCTGCTGAAACAAACCGGCATCACGGACGAAGCTGCCTGA
- a CDS encoding YheV family putative zinc ribbon protein produces the protein MASPKRFIAGAVCPRCAEMDKIMMYTTDDDEQIRECVACGFTDAMSDSEQPANPELETRVNKRKNEDDHTVKQVVFFKSAAEDGE, from the coding sequence ATGGCGAGTCCAAAACGCTTTATCGCCGGCGCCGTTTGTCCCCGCTGCGCGGAGATGGACAAGATCATGATGTACACCACCGACGACGATGAGCAGATTCGCGAATGCGTCGCCTGTGGCTTCACGGATGCTATGTCGGACTCCGAGCAACCTGCCAATCCGGAACTCGAAACGCGGGTGAACAAGCGCAAGAACGAGGACGATCACACGGTCAAGCAGGTGGTGTTCTTCAAGTCTGCTGCGGAAGATGGAGAGTAG